DNA from Daucus carota subsp. sativus chromosome 1, DH1 v3.0, whole genome shotgun sequence:
AATAGCAGATAAGTAGCAGATTAGCCAGCCTTAGTTACTGCTTTCCATCTTTTTGGAGCatcatcttcattgtttactgcaagAAGAAATTTGAAAACCAGTGAATTGAATACTAGAAAACTTAATAGATTTTCAAGTACATTATAACTATATAACAAGCATACCTTCACCATCTCTGAGCCATACGTATCCCGGATATTAAACAAGATAATCTTCACGTGAAAAAGATTGTACTGAGTTTGTTTTACAATACCTCAAAGTGTGTACGAAAACATACCTTTAAAAAGAAGTAAAGATATATCACAAACTAATAACTTTCAACCAAACTATACAATATACTACGACAGAAagtttaatactccctctgtcccggtTACATTTTAACCgactttgactttttaacacgtatattaagatgcaaaaaaaaaatatctacactgaataaaaaaattcaattcttataccAAATAatagtttagattctaaacgtttaattgatatgaattttataaagaattattATGTTTACATGTGATTTTcctaacaccttaaaatacatgtaaaaaagtcaaaagcagttaaaatgagacggagaGAGCATATAGAACAAGATATTTGTGTGCACATAAAGTCTCTTACCTCAACAATATTTCCTCTAGGAAGGCCGACACCCAATGCAATGTCCAATGTCAGACAACCACTTGGAAAAGAGTCACTGCAGTAGACCAAATTGGAGAACAGGGCAATTTGTAAGTAATGAAAACTTAGAGTGTGTGCTTGTTCATTTCTATCGAAGTGATTTAAAGAAAGATAAGGAAAAGTTCACATTGCAGACAGCACATTCGAAATTTCGAACAGCATTTATCAAATGCAAATAGAATTGGAAGAAGTCTACATTAATAGTATTTGAACACATACACAAGAGATCCACCAGCATTGCCTAATATTGTTACAGCTCCATTTCCAAATGAGTTATTAATGTCATTCATAGCTGCTTCCAATGCTTTCGCCTGTAACAAAATATTTACATCAAATATGGACATTAGATTAGTTTTGATTATGGTCCATGAAATAAATTGTAACATTCCTCATTTCCACATTGTTTGACTTATGagctaatttatttttagaCATCCATCTTCTTCTTGAATTGTATAATATCCTATCAAGTTGATTAATCCAAGAACTGTAGTCTGTAGGTGTTTCCCATAAGAACCTGAGGCATATTTGACATCTTACGTTCTTTCCTAATCACGGTGCttcttaaagaataatattACCTGACAAGATTATGAAACTCAGAAAGTAAAGCACCGCATATTATATCACTATTTAAGGACTCACCTTCTTTCAAAACTCCACCCAGCTCTATCAATTTAGGGTATAATATATGATGAATGCAATCCCTGTTTACGACtcctaataataataacaatgccGATGCCTTCTACACCAAGAGTGTGGGATAGTTCATAGGAAGTGAATCATATACAGTGAATCCAATTCCGTACATATCAGACTACTTCAGATAAACTGGCACAAGCACGGATATAGTTGCAACTTTATCATTGGAGTACTTTTAACTAAATCATCCCTTGCACTATAAGTCATAATAACAAATTACCTTCTTGGTTATCTTTTGTACAAGTGGTATTGCAAGTGTTTTCAGATTAAAAGCTAAGAGAAAACACCTTTAAAgttaaattctcaaatttttaatatttaatcaatgaTGGACAACAAAAACCAATATGATGATTAATTCCTAACAACAATCAAAAGTGCAGAGAGCAGGGATTTTGATTCAAGAGCGTAAAGAGCGCCACGTAAGACGCCCGAGATTTTGctttatatagatataagaTTTGACATTCtttagtataaaattttaaaaataatattaattacatataCGTCAAGTGAGTAGCATGTAaactatgaattttttttacaaagtgCTGAATCGATCCTCTGTCATCACACAAACGTATTATATACATTCCATTAAATGGGTTGCCAGCCTTTGGGTTCTTTTGCCTCATATCAGCTGCATGACCACTGGACACAAAGAGTACATTGGACATATAAAGCTTGTTAGAGAGATAAAGATTGACTGTCACGATTTTGCATATACTGTATGAAGTTTGTACatgtaacaaataatttttgttgTCTGACAAATATCAAGCAAAGTGGGAATTCCGGAATGATAATGTTGGCATTTCTCGTTGTCCACTTTGAGGCGGGTTTGGTAGAACTACTGTTTTCCCTTGCCAACCTGACATAATGAATTTCAATATTTCACGAATTACATATTCTatgcattaattaaaaaattgacaGATATGAGAgtacttaattatttaatatatgtgcTCTTAGATATCACAACAAATAAAGTTCATACGGA
Protein-coding regions in this window:
- the LOC108204275 gene encoding DNA repair protein recA homolog 1, chloroplastic-like isoform X1, whose product is MLQFISWTIIKTNLMSIFDVNILLQAKALEAAMNDINNSFGNGAVTILGNAGGSLVDSFPSGCLTLDIALGVGLPRGNIVEIILFNIRDTYGSEMVK
- the LOC108204275 gene encoding DNA repair protein recA homolog 1, chloroplastic-like isoform X2: MLQFISWTIIKTNLMSIFDVNILLQAKALEAAMNDINNSFGNGAVTILGNAGGSLVDSFPSGCLTLDIALGVGLPRGNIVEIILFNIRDTYGSEMVK